In Thermotoga sp. Ku-13t, one genomic interval encodes:
- a CDS encoding ferritin family protein — protein sequence MFNIDEVFEMAEQIERNGVVFYNKAAEMFPEYTKKSVFLKLAEMEKEHEKRFHQMRLELAAKEREITQFLDPQGEAAAYLRAMVSGKVFDSKLDPTTRFKQVGSVSDVIRIAIDVEKDSIIFYLGLKEMIPQGLGKDKIDLIVREEMSHVALLSDMLEKIS from the coding sequence ATGTTCAACATCGATGAGGTTTTTGAAATGGCAGAGCAGATTGAAAGAAACGGAGTCGTTTTCTACAACAAAGCGGCAGAGATGTTCCCAGAATACACGAAAAAATCGGTCTTTCTGAAGCTTGCGGAAATGGAAAAAGAGCATGAAAAAAGATTCCACCAAATGAGACTGGAACTCGCTGCAAAAGAGCGCGAGATCACGCAGTTCCTCGACCCTCAAGGTGAAGCCGCAGCGTACCTTAGGGCAATGGTGAGTGGCAAGGTGTTCGATTCGAAACTCGATCCCACGACGAGGTTCAAACAGGTGGGCTCCGTTTCAGACGTTATCAGAATAGCGATAGACGTGGAAAAGGATTCGATAATTTTCTACCTTGGTCTGAAAGAAATGATCCCACAGGGACTCGGCAAAGACAAGATCGATCTTATAGTTCGTGAAGAAATGTCTCACGTTGCGCTGCTCAGCGACATGCTCGAAAAGATTTCGTGA
- a CDS encoding ferritin, which produces MIPKELERAFNEQIKKELESAYLYLSMAAYFEHENLGGMAHWMKKQAQEEVNHAMKFFEHINERGGRVELFALAEPRKDWSSPLEVFKHTYEHEQKVTASINTLVELARKLNDNAALVFLNWFVNEQIEEEANAQKIMSLLERIGDNVAGIIMLDSELAKRG; this is translated from the coding sequence CGTTCAACGAGCAGATCAAAAAGGAGCTTGAGTCAGCTTACCTCTACCTTTCCATGGCTGCATACTTTGAACACGAGAATCTGGGAGGAATGGCGCACTGGATGAAAAAGCAAGCACAGGAAGAAGTGAACCATGCGATGAAGTTCTTCGAGCACATCAACGAACGTGGAGGAAGGGTGGAACTCTTCGCCCTGGCTGAACCGAGGAAAGACTGGTCTTCTCCGCTCGAGGTGTTCAAACACACGTACGAGCACGAACAAAAGGTCACGGCGAGCATAAACACACTGGTCGAGCTGGCACGAAAGTTGAACGATAACGCGGCGCTCGTCTTTCTGAACTGGTTCGTAAACGAACAGATCGAAGAAGAAGCCAACGCACAGAAAATAATGTCACTACTGGAACGCATCGGGGACAATGTCGCTGGTATAATCATGCTTGATTCAGAGCTTGCGAAGAGGGGGTGA
- a CDS encoding metal-sulfur cluster assembly factor has product MSQVVTKEKVLEALKEVIDFEIGLDVVSLGLVYDVVVDEENNVTITMTMTTPACPLAGLILQDAEDKVRQIEGVKDVKINLTFDPPWTPDRMSEEVRKKFGI; this is encoded by the coding sequence GTGTCCCAAGTGGTCACCAAAGAAAAGGTCCTTGAAGCACTGAAGGAAGTCATAGACTTCGAAATAGGCCTGGACGTGGTCAGTCTGGGGCTCGTGTACGATGTGGTTGTGGACGAGGAGAACAACGTCACGATAACGATGACGATGACTACCCCGGCGTGTCCACTCGCAGGACTCATATTGCAGGACGCGGAGGACAAGGTCAGACAGATCGAAGGTGTCAAAGACGTGAAGATCAACCTCACCTTCGATCCACCATGGACCCCGGACAGGATGAGTGAGGAAGTGAGGAAAAAGTTCGGTATATGA